The genomic DNA CCTGGAGCAACTGTTCGGCAAGCTGCGCCGGCACGAGCTGGTCGAGTCGACTCGCGGCCCCGGCGGCGGCTATTCGCTGGGGCGCAAGGCGGCGGACATCACGGTCGCCGACATCATCGTCTCGGTCGACGAGCCGATCGATGCCACCCAATGCGGCGGCAAGGAAAACTGTCTCGGCGAAGCCGGCCGCTGCATGACGCACGAGCTCTGGGCCTCGCTGAACCAGCGCATGGTCGAGTTCCTCGACTCCGTCACGCTGCAGAAGCTGGTCGACGACCAGCTCGCCAAGGGCGTGCAGATCGAGAACAAGCCGGCCGTCAAGCGCGCGATCTCGGCGCAGCCGGTGGTCAAGCCGATCCGGGTCAATGCGCCCAATTCTGTGTTCGCACTCGGCAACGCTTTCGCCAAGTCGTGATCCGGCGGCGCCTTCGGGCGCCGGCCGATCCGTCTCGATGCCGTCACGACAAAAGATAAACCCACGCCAGCCCGAGCCAGCCATGGACGTCACTCCTCATTTTCCGATTTACCTTGATTACGGCGCGACCACGCCTGTCGATCCGCGTGTCGTCGACGCGATGATTCCCTGGCTGCGCGAGCATTTCGGCAATCCGGCATCGCGCAGCCACGCCTGGGGTTGGGAAGCCGAGGAGGCGGTCGAAAAGGCACGCGCCGAGGTGGCCGACCTGATCGGTGCCGATCCGCGCGAGATCGTCTGGACTTCCGGCGCGACCGAGTCGGACAACCTCGCGCTCAAGGGCGCCGCGCAGTTCTACAAGGGCAAGGGCAAGCACCTGATCACCGTCAAGACCGAGCACAAGGCCGTGCTCGACACGATGCGCGATCTCGAACGCCAGGGCTTCGAAGTCACGTATCTCGACGTCGAGGAAGACGGGCTGCTCGACCTCGAGAAGTTCAAGGCGGCGATCCGTCCCGACACCATCCTCGCAAGCGTCATGCTCGTGAACAACGAGATCGGCGTGATCCAGGACATCGTCGCGCTGGGCAATGCCTGCCGCGCGAAGGGCGTGATCTTCCATGTCGACGCAGCGCAGGCCACTGGCAAGGTGGATATCGACCTCAAGACCCTGCCTGTCGACCTGATGAGCCTGGCCTCGCACAAGACTTACGGCCCCAAGGGCATCGGCGCGCTGTACGTGCGCCGCAAGCCGCGCGTGCGGCTCGAAGCCCAGATGCACGGCGGCGGGCACGAGCGCGGCATGCGTTCGGGCACGCTTCCCACGCACCAGATCGTCGGCATGGGCGAGGCCTTCCGCCTTGCCAAGCTCGAGATGAAGGAAGACATCGCCAAGGCCCGCGCGCTGCAGCAGCGGCTGCTCGACGGTCTGAAGGACGTCGAACAGGTCTTCATCAACGGCAACCTCGAGCACCGCGTGCCGCACAACCTGAACATCAGCTTCAACTACGTCGAGGGCGAGTCGCTGATCATGGGCATCAAGGGCCTGGCGGTGTCGAGCGGCTCGGCCTGCACCTCGGCCAGCCTCGAGCCCAGCTACGTGCTGCGCGCGCTGGGCCGCAGCGACGAACTCGCGCACAGCAGCCTGCGCATGACCATCGGCCGTTTCACGACCGAAGAAGAAATCGACTATGCCGTCTCGACCATCAAGCACAACGTCGCCAAGCTGCGCGAGCTGAGCCCGCTGTGGGAGATGTTCAAGGACGGCATCGACATCAGCACGATCCAATGGTCGGCGCACTGACAACGATCCAAGAGGTAACCCCATGGCATATTCATCCAAGGTCATCGACCACTACGAAAATCCCCGCAACGTCGGCTCCTTCGAAAAGGGCGACGACTCGGTCGGCACCGGCATGGTCGGTGCGCCCGCCTGCGGCGACGTCATGAAGCTGCAGATCAAGGTCAATCCGGAAACCGGCGTGATCGAGGATGCGCGCTTCAAGACCTACGGCTGCGGCTCGGCCATCGCGTCTTCTTCGCTCGTGACCGAATGGGTCAAGGGCAAGACGCTCGACGAAGCGGCGGCGCTGAAGAACGCCCAGATCGCCGAGGAACTGGCCTTGCCGCCGGTCAAGATCCATTGCTCGATCCTCGCCGAGGACGCGATCAAGGCAGCGGTCAACGACTACAAGGCCAAGCACGGCGCGGCCGTGGCAACGACGACGGAAGCTGTTCACTGACATGGCAGTCACCTTGACAGAAGCCGCCGCGCGCCACGTGACCCGCTACCTCGGCAAGCGAGGCAAGGGCGTGGGCGTGCGGCTGGGCGTGAAGACCACCGGTTGCTCGGGGCTGGCCTACAAGCTCGAGTACGTGGACGAGTTCGCGCCCGAGGACGTGGTGTTCGAAGACCATGGCGTCAAGGTGCTGGTGGATCCGAAGAGCCTGGCCTACATCGACGGCACGCAACTCGACTTCGTGCGCGAAGGGCTCAACGAGGGCTTCAAGTTCATCAACCCGAACGAGCGCGACCGGTGCGGTTGCGGCGAGAGCTTCCGGATTTAGCTCGCCCCGAGGTTGTTGCTCGCCCCCAGGCTTCGCGCACTTCGTGTCGCTTCGCCAACCCCCTACCGGGGGCGACACCAGCGGCCCGGCTAGGCCGGATCCGCGGTGTCTCACGAATTACGTCGCCGCCACTTGATGTTGTTGGCGGTATTTTTTTGCCATGAAACTCGACGACAACGATTTCGAACTGTTTGCAGTGCCTGCCACCTTCGCGCAAGACCGTGTGGCGCTGGACGCGCGCTGGAAGGAACTGCAGCGGGAGGCGCATCCCGATCGGTTCGCGGCGCAGGGCGCTGCGGCGCAGCGGGTGGCGATGCAGTGGTCGGTTCGCATCAACGAGGCCTACCAGCGGCTCAAGGATCCGCTGCGGCGCGCGAGCTATCTGTGCGAGTTGAACGGTTCTCCGGTGAATGCCGAGAAGAACACGGCGATGCCGCCGGATTTCCTGATGCAGCAGATGGAATGGCGCGAGGCGCTTGCCGAGGTGAAGGACGCCTCGGCGCTCGACACGCTGCGAACCGAAGTCCAAGCCGGCCGCGCACGCGCGCTGTCCTCGCTCGACTGGCTGATCGACGAGAAGGGCGACTATCCGGCTGCGTCGCGCCAGGTGAGAGCCCTCATGTTCATAGAGCGCTTTGCCGAGGACGTCGAGGCCAAGTCCGACCAGTGGGGACAATAGCGCCATGCCATTGCTCCAGATCTCAGAACCGGGCCAGGCCCCCGACCCGCACCAGCGGCGCATCGCGGTCGGCATCGACCTCGGCACCACGCATTCGCTCGTTGCGGCGGTGCGCAGCGGCGTGGCCGAATGCCTGCCTGATACCGAGGGCCGCGTCGTGCTGCCCTCGGCCGTGCGCTATCTCGACAAGGACCGCCGCCAGATCGGCTTCGATGCGCTGGCGGCGCGCAGCGTCGATCCTGCGAACGTCATCACCTCGGTCAAGCGGCTGATGGGCCGCGGCCTGCAGGACATCGCCCATCGCGATGCGATGGCCTATGGCCTCGCGGGCGACGCTGGCATGGTCCACGTGCAGACCGTGGCGGGCGAGAAATCGCCGGTCGAAGTGAGCGGCGAGATCCTTGCGACCCTGCGCCATCGCGCCGAGGACACCTTCGACGACGAGCTCTACGGCGCCGTCATCACGGTGCCTGCCTATTTCGACGAAGGCCAGCGACAGGCGACCAAGGATGCGGCGCAGCTCGCCGGCCTCAACGTGCTGCGCCTCATCAGCGAGCCGACTGCTGCCGCGATCGCCTATGGGCTCGACAACGCGAGCGAAGGCGTCTACGCGGTCTACGACCTGGGCGGCGGCACCTTCGACATCTCGATCCTGCGGCTCACGCAGGGCGTGTTCGAGGTGATCGCCACGGGCGGCGATTCGGCCCTCGGCGGCGACGACTATGACCATGCGCTCGCCGATCTCGTGGCTTCGCAGGCCGGCATCCAGGCGCAGAACGACACCGACAAGGCCGTGCTGCTGACTGCAGCACGTGCCGCCAAGGAAGCACTGTCGGCGCACGAGTCGACCATGTTCACGGCGAAACTCGCAGGCGGCGACGTGAAAGTCGATCTCCAGCGCGCGCAATTCGAGACGGCAACCGCCGCGCTGACGGCGCGCACCATCGCGGCGGTGCGCAAGGCCTTGCGCGACGCCAGGCTGCAGCGCGAAGAGTTGCAAGGCATCGTGCTGGTCGGCGGCGCCACACGCATGCCGCAGATCCGTCGCGCCGTCGCCGACTTCTTCGGCCGCGAGCCGCTCACCAACCTGAACCCCGACGAAGTCGTTGCGCTCGGCGCAGCGATCCAGGCCAACCAGCTCGCCGGCAACGGCGGCACGGGCGACCTGCTGCTGCTCGACGTGATCCCGCTGTCGCTCGGCCTCGAGACCATGGGCGGCCTGGTCGAGCGCATCGTGCCGCGCAACCAGACCATTCCGACCGCGATGGCGCAGGACTTCACGACCTACAAGGACGGCCAGACCGCGCTGGCGCTGCACGTGGTGCAGGGCGAGCGCGACCTCGTGGCCGATTGCCGCAGCCTCGCGCGCTTCGAGTTGCGCGGCATTCCGCCGATGGCGGCGGGCGCCGCACGCATTCGCGTCACCTTCACCGTCGACGCCGACGGCCTGTTGAGCGTGAGCGCGAAGGAGCAGGGCAGCGGCGTGGAAGCGAATGTCACCGTCAAGCCGTCTTACGGTCTATCCGACGACCAGATCGCGACCATGCTGCAGGAGAGCTTCTCGACCGCGCAGCAGGACATGCAGGCGCGCGCACTGGTCGAGGCGCGCGTGGATGCCGATCGCATGCTGCTGGCCACGCAGAGCGCGCTGGATGCCGATGGCGAGCTGCTGTCCGCCGCGGAGCGCGGCGCGATCGAAGCCTTGATGGACGCACTGCGCACGGCCCGCTCGGCCGACGATGCGGCAGTCGTCGAAGCCGCGACCCAGGCCCTGGCCGACGGAACCGAAGCCTTCGCCGCCGAGCGGATGAACGCGGGCATCGCGCATGCGCTCTCGGGCCGGCGGATCGAATCTCTCTAGAAGTCTTCATGCCCACGATCAAGATCCTTCCTCATTCCGAATACTGTCCGCAGGGCGCCGAGATCAGCGCGCCCGCGGGCACCTCGATCTGCGAGGCGCTGCTCGAGAACCACATCAACATCGAGCATGCGTGCGAGATGAGCTGCGCCTGCACCACCTGCCACGTGGTCGTGCGCCAGGGACTCGAATCGCTTAACGAGGCGCAAGAGGGCGAGGAAGATCTGCTCGACCGCGCCTGGGGGCTCGAGCCTCAGTCGCGGCTGAGCTGCCAGGCGATACTGGCGCAGACCGACGTGACCGTCGAAATTCCGAAGTACTCGATCAACCACGCGAAGGAGAACCACTGATGTCGCGCCAGATCGTTCTCGACACCGAAACCACCGGCCTGTCCGCCGAGAACGGCGACCGCATCATCGAACTCGGATGCGTGGAGTTGTTCAACCGCAAGCTCACCGGCAACGACCTCCACATCTACTTCAACCCCGAGCGCGAGAGCCACGAGGATGCGCTCAAGGTCCATGGCCTGACCACCGACTTCCTGCGCGACAAGCCCAAGTTCGCGACGCTCGCCAACGACATCGTCGAGTACCTGCGCGATGCCGAGCTGATCATCCACAACGCGGCCTTCGACGTCGGCTTCCTCAACAAGGAACTCGAGCTCGCCGGCCTGCCGCTCCTGCGCAGCTTCGTCGGCGAAGTCACCGACACGCTCGCGATGGCGAAGATGGTGTATCCGGGCAAGCGCAATTCGCTCGATGCGCTGTGCGACCGCTTCGGTGTCGACCGGTCGAACCGCACCTTCCACGGCGCCAAGCTCGACGCGCAGCTGCTGGCCGACGTCTACATCAACCTGACGCGCGGCCAGGACGCGCTGCTGATCGACGTGGCCTCCAACGAGCCGGTCCTGGGTGCCGTCGTCGCCGTCGACCTGAGCCGCTTCGAGCTGCCCGTGCTGGTCGCGACCGAGCACGAGCTGGCCGCCCACGAGGAGCTGCTGAAACAGCTCGACAAGGCGAGCAACGGCCGCACCCTCTTTCGCAAGAACAGCGAAGGCGCTGTGGCATAATCCAAGGCTTCGCGCCGCTGCAGGGCGAGCGAAACCAGCGGCGCCATCTGCGATGGCGCCACGGGCGGTTAGCTCAGGGGTAGAGCACAGCATTCACACTGCTGGGGTCGGAGGTTCGAAACCTCCACCGCCCACCACATTCCATCCTTTCGGTTCTAAGATGTGTCGGCTCCCGCCGACGCAAACTGCGGTCGTGCGCTTGCGGCCATGCTCGACAGTGCGCGTCATACAGGCGGGATCAAGGAGCATCGCCATGGCCACCAGTCCCGAGCTTCCGACACCCATCACGCCCGATCCGCCGGATCTTCCGGTCGAACCCGACGAAGGGCCGACGCCTCCGCCCGGGAATCCCACGGATCCCGAGAGTCCTTTCCCGTTGCAGCCGGAGCGCTCTCGCTCCCATGTGCGGCTGCTGCGGGTCCACCGCGATGTCATGCGTGCGGCCGCGTTCTGCTGGCGGCGGCATGGGCGCATGACGGCGATGGCCTGATCTGCGCCTTCCGATCATTCGCAACGGACGCCGGCGCTGTCGCAGGCACGCGCGGCCATGTACCATGGAATGCCACGCCGCTCACCGGCGTGGAATGGCCGGCGCGGTGCCGGCCTCATCGAGGAGGACCCCTGAATGACTGCATCCAGCAATCTCGACGCGGCGGCCAACGCCGTCGCTGAAGACATCGCCAGCGACGTCCGCGGCGTACTCGCGAGCAAGGATCTCGACTCCGTGCCGCACATCAAGGCGTTGCGCCAGCGTATCGACAGCAAGCTCGCCATCGCTCGCGAGCTCGCGGCGGAGAAGAGCCGGATTGCCGCCAAGAAGGCGCGCGAGGCGGCCAATACGGCCAACGCCTATGCCCACGACGAGCCGTGGCAGATCGCCGGCGCCGCGCTGGCGGTGGGCGTGCTGGTGGGCCTGCTGCTTGGTCGCCGCTGAGCGTGCGGCACCCGGCGCGCGGCGAGCATCCACATCATCCTGCCGTGGGCCTGCGGGCCCGCGCGGAGGCTGGGCATGAGGCTGCTCTCGCTCCTCGGGCTTGACCGCTACCTGCGCCGCTGGCGCATCGCGGCGGGAGAGGGCGCACTGGCGGCCCAGGACCGCGTTCAGCTGATCCAGCTCGCCTGGGGCGAAGAAAAGAAGCGCCTGCAGCTGGTGCTGGGCCTGGTGATCGCGGTGATCGGACTGACCACGATCGCGATCGCGCTGCTGTCGGTCGCGGTCGTCGTCCATTTCTGGGACACGCCGTACCGCGTCACGGCGGCCTGGTCGGTGGCCGCGGTGTGGAGCGGGCTCTGGCTGGTGGCCGTGCTGGCGCTGCTGTCCCAGCTGCGCGCGTCATCAGACGCCTTCGAGCCGGCGCGTCGCGAGTTCGAGCGCGACCTGGCATGGTTCCACGACCGTTTCGGCATGGACCATCACGCCGAGAGCTCGCGCGAAGCCCGGCCTGCCAGCCGCGAAGAGCTGCTGGCGCGCATCGCGCGGCAGCGCCAGCGCATTGCGACCTTGCAGGGCTCTCCGGCCGATGCCGCGCAGGCGGCGCAGAGGGCTGCAGCCGAAGCAGCACCGCCCGCGGATGAATCCATCGGCGGCACCGCACTGCGGATCGCGCGCGAACATCCCGTCGCCACCGGCGTCGCCACCGCGGCCGCCGTCGCGGTGCTCGGGCCGCGACGCCTGCTGCGCTGGGCTGCCGTCGTCGTTCCGGTGTTGTGGCGGATGCGCTGATGCGCTGCTGACGACAACAGGCGCGCCGTCGCTCAGGCCTCGCGCCGGCGCAGCGCCTGGGCGGCTTCGCGCACCAGTGCCGGGCCGCGGTAGATCAGGCCGGTGTAGATCTGCACCAGGTCCGCGCCGGCGGCGATCTTGCCGCGGGCGTCGGCCGCGCTGAGAACGCCGCCGACGCCGATGATCGGAAAATCGGCACCCAGTGCCGCGCGCAATTGGCCGATCACGCGGTTGCTGGCGTCCCTCACGGGTGCGCCGGACAGGCCGCCGGCCTCGTCCGCATGCGGCAATCCCGCGACCGCATCGCGCGCCAGCGTGGTGTTGGTCGCGATCACGCCATCCATGCCGTGGCGCCGCAGCGCGGCGGCGATGACGCCCACCTGCGCCTCGTCGAGATCGGGCGCAATCTTGACGAACAGCGGCACCCGCTTGCCTTGCCGTGCGGTGAGGGCCTCGCGCTTGTCCGCCATGGCGCCGAGCAGCGTGTCGAGCGCCGCATCGCTCTGGAGCGAGCGCAGGTTGGCCGTGTTGGGGCTCGAGATGTTGATCGTCACGTAGTCGGCATGCGGGTAGACGCCATCCAGGCAGATCAGGTAATCGTCGACTGCGCGTTCGATCGGCGTCGATGCGTTCTTGCCGATGTTGAGGCCCAGCAGCATCGGCGCCTTCGTGTCGCTGCGGCGAAAGCGTGCCCGTCGCACGTTCGCGACGAAGGCTTCGAGTCCGTCGTTGTTGAAGCCGAGCCGGTTGATCAGCGCATCGCGCTGCGGCAGCCGGAACATGCGCGGCTTCGGATTGCCCGGCTGCGGTTTGGGCGTGACGGTGCCGACCTCGACGAAGCCGAAGCCCATGGCCGCGAAGGCGTCGATGCAGCGTGCGTTCTTGTCGAGTCCCGCGGCGAGCCCGACCCGGTTGGGGAACGACAGGCCGGCGAGCCGAACCCGGTCCTCGGTGCGAGGCGCCGCATAGGCGCAGGCGAGCGGCGTGTTCTGCGTGCGCGCCAGTGCGTCGAGCGTGAGCTCGTGGGCATGCTCCGGGTCGAAGCCGAACAGGAAGGGGCGGGCAAAGACGTAGAGCGAGGAAGGCAGCAGCAAGGGCATTGGATAATTCTCGGCTTCAGACAGCCAAGGATTCTCCCCGATGACATCACCCGCTCCCGTTTCCGTCCTGACGCAGGACGAACTCAAGGCCCTGGTCGGCCGCGCCGCGTTGGACTATGTGGTGAAGGGCGAGATCGTGGGCGTCGGCACCGGCTCGACGGTCAACAAGTTCATCGATGCGCTGGCGGCGATCAAGGGCGATATCCGGGGCGCAGTCTCGAGTTCCACCGCATCGACCGAACGTCTGCGCGCGCTGGGCATTCCGGTCTTCGACAGCAACGAGGTCGAGGAACTGGCCGTCTACATCGACGGCGCCGACGAGATCGATGGCCGCGGCTACATGATCAAGGGCGGCGGCGCCGCGCTCACGCGCGAGAAGATCGTCGCGGCGCAATCGCGGCGCTTCGTCTGCATCGCCGATGCGTCCAAGCGCGTGAACACGCTCGGCGCCTTTCCGTTGCCGGTCGAGGTGATCCCGATGGCGGTGCAGCGCGTGATGCGGCAGTTCGCGCGGATGGGCGGGCTGGCACAGGTGCGCGAGAAGGATGGCGTGCCGCTGGTCACCGACAACGGCCAGCACATCATCGATGTGACCGGCCTGCGCATCAGCGACCCGCTCGATTTCGAGACCGAGGTGAACCAATGGCCTGGCGTGGTCACCGTCGGCGTGTTCGCGCACCAGCGGGCCAACGTGTGTCTGCTGGGCACCGCGGCGGGTGTGGAGACCTTGCGCTTCGATTGAGCGGCCGGCCGCTCAGAACTTGATGCCGGCGGGATTGCCGGGCGTCGGCCCGGTCGCGGCCGCAGGCGCGGCGGCCGGTCCCGGCGCTGCGGGTGCCGGTGTTGCCGCCGCGGCGGGTCGTGCGGCCGGCTGTTGCGCGACCAGCGGCTGCGCCGGCGGATTGCGATAGCTGGCCGGCAGTTGGGTGCTCTTCGGATAGCCGGCGGCGTCGAGGTATTGCGACCATTCCGCGTCCGAGAAGCCCCTCAGCTGCTGCGAGCCGATGGCCAGCAGCGGCAGCGAGTTCTGTCCGCTCAGGCGCTGCAGCGCATCGATGTCCGCGTTGGACTTGATGGTGCGCTCGTCGAAGGGCACGCCGCGCGTGATCAGCAGCGAGCGGCCTGCGCTGCAGGCGCCGCACTCGTCGCCGGTGTAGAGCGTGACGGGGTAGCGCTGCACGATCTGCCGCAGTTCATAGGGCAGTTCCGCGTTGGCGTTCGGGGAGATGCCGGGTCTCGGCGCCGCGGGCCGCGCATCGGCGGACGGCGGCTGGTCGGAGAAGCTGACCTTGCCATTGCCGTCGACATGGCGGTAGACCGGCTGCGCGAGCGCGCCGGCCGCCACCAGCAGCAGGCTGAGCGCCGAAAGGTAAGTGCTGAATTTCATCGATGACTCCCCGTGATCGGATGGCCGAAGTATCTCAGGCTCCGGCGGCATCGGATGGCCTCAGGCGGGCTGCGCCTCGGCCATGCCCTGATGACGCAGCAACGCGTCGAGCTGCGGCTCGCGGCCGCGGAAGGCCTTGAACGATTCCATTGCGCTGCGGCTGCCGCCGGCTTCGAGAATCGCCTGACGGTATCTGCGCCCGGTCTCGATGCTGGGCTCGCCATCGGCGCCGGCCGTTTCCTCGAACGCGGCATAGGCATCGGCGCTCAGGACCTCGGCCCACTTGTAGCTGTAGTAGCCGGCCGCGTAGCCGCCCGAGAAAATGTGGCTGAAGGTGTTGGGCGTGCGGCTGAAGGGCGGCGCGGGCAGCACCGCGACCTCGTCGCGCACCTTGCCCAGCAAGGCCATCACGTCGCCCGGCTGGGCTGCGGCCGCGTCG from Variovorax sp. PBL-E5 includes the following:
- the iscR gene encoding Fe-S cluster assembly transcriptional regulator IscR, with the protein product MRLTTKGRFAVTAMIDLALRQNTGPVTLAAISQRQQISLSYLEQLFGKLRRHELVESTRGPGGGYSLGRKAADITVADIIVSVDEPIDATQCGGKENCLGEAGRCMTHELWASLNQRMVEFLDSVTLQKLVDDQLAKGVQIENKPAVKRAISAQPVVKPIRVNAPNSVFALGNAFAKS
- a CDS encoding IscS subfamily cysteine desulfurase; the protein is MDVTPHFPIYLDYGATTPVDPRVVDAMIPWLREHFGNPASRSHAWGWEAEEAVEKARAEVADLIGADPREIVWTSGATESDNLALKGAAQFYKGKGKHLITVKTEHKAVLDTMRDLERQGFEVTYLDVEEDGLLDLEKFKAAIRPDTILASVMLVNNEIGVIQDIVALGNACRAKGVIFHVDAAQATGKVDIDLKTLPVDLMSLASHKTYGPKGIGALYVRRKPRVRLEAQMHGGGHERGMRSGTLPTHQIVGMGEAFRLAKLEMKEDIAKARALQQRLLDGLKDVEQVFINGNLEHRVPHNLNISFNYVEGESLIMGIKGLAVSSGSACTSASLEPSYVLRALGRSDELAHSSLRMTIGRFTTEEEIDYAVSTIKHNVAKLRELSPLWEMFKDGIDISTIQWSAH
- the iscU gene encoding Fe-S cluster assembly scaffold IscU, with the protein product MAYSSKVIDHYENPRNVGSFEKGDDSVGTGMVGAPACGDVMKLQIKVNPETGVIEDARFKTYGCGSAIASSSLVTEWVKGKTLDEAAALKNAQIAEELALPPVKIHCSILAEDAIKAAVNDYKAKHGAAVATTTEAVH
- the iscA gene encoding iron-sulfur cluster assembly protein IscA, whose translation is MAVTLTEAAARHVTRYLGKRGKGVGVRLGVKTTGCSGLAYKLEYVDEFAPEDVVFEDHGVKVLVDPKSLAYIDGTQLDFVREGLNEGFKFINPNERDRCGCGESFRI
- the hscB gene encoding Fe-S protein assembly co-chaperone HscB, translating into MKLDDNDFELFAVPATFAQDRVALDARWKELQREAHPDRFAAQGAAAQRVAMQWSVRINEAYQRLKDPLRRASYLCELNGSPVNAEKNTAMPPDFLMQQMEWREALAEVKDASALDTLRTEVQAGRARALSSLDWLIDEKGDYPAASRQVRALMFIERFAEDVEAKSDQWGQ
- the hscA gene encoding Fe-S protein assembly chaperone HscA — its product is MPLLQISEPGQAPDPHQRRIAVGIDLGTTHSLVAAVRSGVAECLPDTEGRVVLPSAVRYLDKDRRQIGFDALAARSVDPANVITSVKRLMGRGLQDIAHRDAMAYGLAGDAGMVHVQTVAGEKSPVEVSGEILATLRHRAEDTFDDELYGAVITVPAYFDEGQRQATKDAAQLAGLNVLRLISEPTAAAIAYGLDNASEGVYAVYDLGGGTFDISILRLTQGVFEVIATGGDSALGGDDYDHALADLVASQAGIQAQNDTDKAVLLTAARAAKEALSAHESTMFTAKLAGGDVKVDLQRAQFETATAALTARTIAAVRKALRDARLQREELQGIVLVGGATRMPQIRRAVADFFGREPLTNLNPDEVVALGAAIQANQLAGNGGTGDLLLLDVIPLSLGLETMGGLVERIVPRNQTIPTAMAQDFTTYKDGQTALALHVVQGERDLVADCRSLARFELRGIPPMAAGAARIRVTFTVDADGLLSVSAKEQGSGVEANVTVKPSYGLSDDQIATMLQESFSTAQQDMQARALVEARVDADRMLLATQSALDADGELLSAAERGAIEALMDALRTARSADDAAVVEAATQALADGTEAFAAERMNAGIAHALSGRRIESL
- the fdx gene encoding ISC system 2Fe-2S type ferredoxin → MPTIKILPHSEYCPQGAEISAPAGTSICEALLENHINIEHACEMSCACTTCHVVVRQGLESLNEAQEGEEDLLDRAWGLEPQSRLSCQAILAQTDVTVEIPKYSINHAKENH
- the dnaQ gene encoding DNA polymerase III subunit epsilon, whose amino-acid sequence is MSRQIVLDTETTGLSAENGDRIIELGCVELFNRKLTGNDLHIYFNPERESHEDALKVHGLTTDFLRDKPKFATLANDIVEYLRDAELIIHNAAFDVGFLNKELELAGLPLLRSFVGEVTDTLAMAKMVYPGKRNSLDALCDRFGVDRSNRTFHGAKLDAQLLADVYINLTRGQDALLIDVASNEPVLGAVVAVDLSRFELPVLVATEHELAAHEELLKQLDKASNGRTLFRKNSEGAVA
- a CDS encoding glycine zipper domain-containing protein, which translates into the protein MTASSNLDAAANAVAEDIASDVRGVLASKDLDSVPHIKALRQRIDSKLAIARELAAEKSRIAAKKAREAANTANAYAHDEPWQIAGAALAVGVLVGLLLGRR
- a CDS encoding phage holin family protein, encoding MRLLSLLGLDRYLRRWRIAAGEGALAAQDRVQLIQLAWGEEKKRLQLVLGLVIAVIGLTTIAIALLSVAVVVHFWDTPYRVTAAWSVAAVWSGLWLVAVLALLSQLRASSDAFEPARREFERDLAWFHDRFGMDHHAESSREARPASREELLARIARQRQRIATLQGSPADAAQAAQRAAAEAAPPADESIGGTALRIAREHPVATGVATAAAVAVLGPRRLLRWAAVVVPVLWRMR
- a CDS encoding quinone-dependent dihydroorotate dehydrogenase; its protein translation is MPLLLPSSLYVFARPFLFGFDPEHAHELTLDALARTQNTPLACAYAAPRTEDRVRLAGLSFPNRVGLAAGLDKNARCIDAFAAMGFGFVEVGTVTPKPQPGNPKPRMFRLPQRDALINRLGFNNDGLEAFVANVRRARFRRSDTKAPMLLGLNIGKNASTPIERAVDDYLICLDGVYPHADYVTINISSPNTANLRSLQSDAALDTLLGAMADKREALTARQGKRVPLFVKIAPDLDEAQVGVIAAALRRHGMDGVIATNTTLARDAVAGLPHADEAGGLSGAPVRDASNRVIGQLRAALGADFPIIGVGGVLSAADARGKIAAGADLVQIYTGLIYRGPALVREAAQALRRREA
- the rpiA gene encoding ribose-5-phosphate isomerase RpiA; this encodes MTSPAPVSVLTQDELKALVGRAALDYVVKGEIVGVGTGSTVNKFIDALAAIKGDIRGAVSSSTASTERLRALGIPVFDSNEVEELAVYIDGADEIDGRGYMIKGGGAALTREKIVAAQSRRFVCIADASKRVNTLGAFPLPVEVIPMAVQRVMRQFARMGGLAQVREKDGVPLVTDNGQHIIDVTGLRISDPLDFETEVNQWPGVVTVGVFAHQRANVCLLGTAAGVETLRFD
- a CDS encoding glutaredoxin family protein encodes the protein MKFSTYLSALSLLLVAAGALAQPVYRHVDGNGKVSFSDQPPSADARPAAPRPGISPNANAELPYELRQIVQRYPVTLYTGDECGACSAGRSLLITRGVPFDERTIKSNADIDALQRLSGQNSLPLLAIGSQQLRGFSDAEWSQYLDAAGYPKSTQLPASYRNPPAQPLVAQQPAARPAAAATPAPAAPGPAAAPAAATGPTPGNPAGIKF